A single region of the Candidatus Bathyarchaeota archaeon genome encodes:
- a CDS encoding MFS transporter translates to MEHFRLGAISRSMFLSLSTFQILRFVRWGIFYSFMYIYLYSLMGTLTLTALLGTFNMVASTLGQNLIWGRVSDKYKSRIELVIVGESLAGFFYIGIFYVHKYLLGAANNFSAGLALIFGLSALEFFWSMSDVGWAALLTDVTTPDVRGSTIGVLNFIGSTGRLFGIGAAGFLYNNGAGFSGGSIFYVASIMLFAGSVVMLVTSRFRKPISSKIKPRIEVAQEVVGNKRQSYRWFFASLAVVVLGATSINQVFLIFLRLPEGLNASDPELSLILTMWTVGGMVASILSGRLADKIGKAKVLLYGFAMAAGIPLLYGVVPNVASMALVYGLSGVASWMVQTVGFALAGDIIPSTHRGRLFSVYNAIMSLAWGPAGLLIGGPLADVQTEILGMPRHAAYVNTFVISSAIVLAGTILFLIKVKRQHA, encoded by the coding sequence TTGGAACACTTCCGCTTAGGTGCTATCAGCCGAAGCATGTTTCTCAGCCTTAGTACATTTCAGATTCTAAGGTTTGTTCGTTGGGGCATCTTCTATTCTTTCATGTACATTTACCTTTACAGCTTGATGGGAACATTGACGCTTACAGCCTTGCTCGGAACGTTCAACATGGTTGCCTCGACACTGGGACAGAATCTTATCTGGGGAAGAGTTTCAGACAAGTATAAATCAAGAATAGAACTCGTGATTGTTGGCGAATCACTCGCTGGTTTCTTCTATATTGGGATCTTCTACGTACACAAATACTTGTTAGGTGCCGCAAACAACTTTTCCGCTGGTTTGGCTTTGATCTTCGGGCTTTCCGCACTCGAATTTTTTTGGTCGATGTCTGATGTGGGTTGGGCAGCCTTGTTGACTGACGTCACCACTCCGGATGTTCGTGGGAGCACGATTGGGGTGCTGAATTTCATTGGCTCAACTGGGCGACTGTTCGGAATTGGAGCTGCAGGCTTTCTCTACAACAACGGCGCGGGTTTCAGTGGAGGATCGATCTTCTACGTTGCATCGATTATGCTGTTTGCGGGCTCCGTCGTAATGCTAGTCACTTCAAGATTCAGAAAACCAATTTCTTCCAAAATCAAACCAAGAATAGAAGTTGCTCAGGAAGTGGTTGGAAACAAAAGGCAATCATATCGATGGTTTTTTGCATCTTTGGCGGTTGTGGTTTTGGGTGCAACTTCGATCAATCAGGTCTTCTTAATATTTCTTAGGCTTCCAGAAGGATTGAACGCAAGCGATCCTGAATTGAGCTTGATTCTGACAATGTGGACTGTTGGAGGGATGGTAGCGAGCATTTTGTCAGGTAGATTGGCTGATAAGATTGGAAAAGCGAAGGTCTTGCTGTACGGCTTTGCGATGGCTGCTGGAATTCCCCTTCTCTACGGTGTTGTGCCAAACGTCGCGTCTATGGCTTTGGTCTATGGTTTGAGTGGTGTGGCTTCTTGGATGGTCCAAACGGTTGGGTTTGCTCTGGCGGGAGATATCATTCCCAGCACCCACAGAGGACGCCTCTTCAGCGTGTACAACGCCATAATGTCCCTAGCATGGGGACCTGCAGGATTACTGATCGGTGGTCCTCTTGCTGATGTGCAGACAGAAATTTTGGGGATGCCCAGACATGCAGCGTACGTAAACACTTTTGTTATATCATCAGCTATAGTATTGGCAGGAACCATACTTTTCTTGATAAAAGTGAAAAGACAACATGCTTAA